The following are encoded together in the Euzebya sp. genome:
- a CDS encoding GGDEF domain-containing protein, whose translation MALMLALGAALCLVGAIRPATPDTPRVLDGILAGVGGALALIVWWTPARAWLLHLCSAVYLVAATALMAAAATGEGVASGGVSFVWLGMYAAVVHPRPVARAYAIVCAVALWVGFAFSPVVRSGWASWLVIAVTLVIAVEVLATLLTRLTGMATTDQLTGAHNRAALQSAVESELITAIRTGDPVSLVLIDLDDFKCVNDSAGHGAGDQLLVDLAAEWRAGIRRGDRLFRYGGDEFVLLLPRTGVTAAEELVRRLHDSSRAAWSFGITQLGTGDHLATAIDRADQRMYAHKLRGAGMVPAGVREPLAGKG comes from the coding sequence ATGGCGCTGATGCTGGCTCTCGGTGCCGCGCTCTGCCTGGTCGGCGCCATCCGGCCCGCGACGCCGGACACCCCGCGGGTCCTCGACGGCATCCTCGCGGGAGTCGGCGGCGCCCTGGCGCTGATCGTGTGGTGGACGCCGGCCCGGGCCTGGCTGCTGCACCTCTGCAGCGCCGTGTACCTGGTGGCCGCCACGGCGCTGATGGCCGCAGCCGCCACCGGTGAGGGCGTCGCGTCCGGCGGCGTGTCATTCGTGTGGCTGGGCATGTACGCGGCCGTGGTGCACCCCCGCCCGGTCGCCCGGGCCTACGCCATCGTCTGCGCGGTCGCCCTCTGGGTCGGGTTCGCGTTCAGCCCGGTGGTCCGCAGCGGGTGGGCCTCCTGGCTCGTGATCGCGGTCACGCTGGTGATCGCGGTCGAGGTGCTCGCCACCCTCCTGACCCGACTGACCGGCATGGCCACGACCGACCAGCTGACGGGGGCCCACAACCGCGCGGCGCTGCAGTCGGCGGTGGAGTCCGAGCTCATCACGGCGATCCGCACGGGGGACCCGGTCAGCCTGGTGCTGATCGACCTCGACGACTTCAAGTGCGTCAACGACTCCGCGGGCCACGGCGCCGGCGACCAGCTGCTCGTCGACCTGGCCGCCGAGTGGCGCGCCGGCATCCGCCGCGGCGACCGGCTGTTCCGCTACGGCGGCGACGAGTTCGTGCTGCTGCTGCCCCGCACCGGGGTCACCGCGGCGGAGGAGCTCGTCCGACGTCTCCACGACAGCTCGCGGGCCGCGTGGTCCTTCGGGATCACCCAGCTCGGGACCGGCGACCACCTGGCCACGGCGATCGACCGGGCCGACCAGCGGATGTACGCCCACAAGCTGCGCGGGGCCGGGATGGTGCCGGCGGGTGTGAGGGAGCCGCTCGCGGGCAAGGGGTGA
- a CDS encoding hemolysin family protein, translating into MQVVLVLVLVLLNAAFAGSEMALVSLRDSQLARLEERGRAGGTLARLARDPNQFLATIQIFITLAGFMASATAAVTLAEPLVEPLRGVLGGAAEPVSVVLVTLVLTYVTLVLGELAPKRVAMQRAEGWGLLASRPLAALATLTRPAVWLLATSTDLVVRAVGVDPDAQREQITEEELRDMVAAQPELSDTERRIIDGAFEFADRSLREILVPRTAIVALPGDSDVREASRRLAATGHTRAPVIRGDLDEVLGTVHLRALVEAEGTVEPHVQPALVLPETVGCLDALRRMQADRQQMAVVINEHGGTEGLITIEDLVEELVGEIWDEADPDVQAVVHHDDGRLSVDGAYPIHDLPDIGVDLPAGDYTTLAGLVLAELGHVPTAGEVVVASGWRIEVVEATDRTVRLVELTPDPSAPDPDSRQEGDDRTGTE; encoded by the coding sequence TTGCAAGTCGTCCTCGTCCTCGTGCTGGTCCTCCTCAACGCCGCGTTCGCGGGCAGCGAGATGGCGCTGGTCAGCCTGCGGGACAGCCAGCTGGCCCGCCTCGAGGAGCGTGGTCGCGCCGGCGGGACGCTGGCCCGCCTGGCGCGTGATCCCAACCAGTTCCTCGCCACCATCCAGATCTTCATCACCCTCGCCGGGTTCATGGCGTCGGCCACCGCCGCGGTGACGTTGGCCGAGCCGCTGGTCGAGCCCCTCCGCGGCGTCCTGGGCGGTGCCGCCGAGCCGGTCAGCGTCGTGCTGGTCACGCTGGTCCTGACCTACGTGACCCTGGTCCTCGGGGAGCTCGCACCCAAGCGGGTGGCGATGCAGCGGGCGGAGGGCTGGGGCCTCCTCGCGTCGCGTCCCCTCGCGGCCCTGGCCACGCTGACCCGGCCGGCGGTGTGGCTGCTGGCCACCTCCACCGACCTGGTCGTCCGCGCGGTCGGGGTCGATCCCGACGCCCAGCGCGAGCAGATCACCGAGGAGGAGCTGCGCGACATGGTCGCCGCGCAGCCGGAGCTCTCCGACACCGAGCGGCGGATCATCGACGGGGCGTTCGAGTTCGCCGACCGGTCCCTCCGCGAGATCCTCGTCCCCCGCACCGCCATCGTCGCGCTGCCCGGTGACAGCGACGTCCGCGAGGCCTCACGCCGCCTCGCCGCGACCGGGCACACCCGCGCCCCGGTGATCCGCGGCGACCTCGACGAGGTGCTCGGCACCGTCCACCTGCGCGCCCTGGTCGAGGCGGAGGGGACCGTCGAGCCGCACGTCCAGCCAGCCCTCGTGCTCCCCGAGACCGTCGGCTGCCTGGACGCCCTCCGGCGCATGCAGGCCGACCGGCAGCAGATGGCGGTGGTGATCAACGAGCACGGCGGCACCGAGGGACTCATCACCATCGAGGACCTGGTCGAGGAGCTCGTCGGCGAGATCTGGGACGAGGCCGACCCGGACGTCCAGGCCGTCGTCCACCACGACGACGGACGGCTGAGCGTCGACGGCGCCTACCCCATCCACGACCTGCCCGACATCGGCGTCGACCTTCCCGCCGGCGACTACACCACCCTGGCGGGCCTGGTGCTGGCCGAGCTCGGCCACGTCCCGACCGCAGGCGAGGTGGTCGTGGCATCGGGCTGGCGCATCGAGGTGGTCGAGGCGACCGACCGCACCGTCCGCCTGGTGGAGCTCACCCCGGACCCCTCAGCTCCGGATCCCGACAGCCGACAGGAGGGCGACGACCGCACGGGGACGGAGTAG
- a CDS encoding arsinothricin resistance N-acetyltransferase ArsN1 family B, translating into MATPDDGAAVAAIYNPVIRDTTTSFETVPVTAGDMADRIAATVPTWPWLVADRDDEVLGYAYAGRHRARPAYAWSVEVSVYLDADTRRQGLGRALYTALLDLLAAQGYANAYAGITLPNPASAALHEAVGFTHLGTFTAVGHKHGRWCDVGWWQRPLGDDGAAPSPPTPLTELPDGMMEVVLAAGLATIAGRPHPE; encoded by the coding sequence CTGGCCACCCCCGACGACGGCGCGGCCGTGGCCGCCATCTACAACCCCGTCATCCGCGACACGACGACCAGCTTCGAGACCGTCCCGGTGACCGCCGGGGACATGGCAGACCGCATCGCCGCCACCGTCCCCACCTGGCCGTGGCTGGTCGCCGACCGCGACGACGAGGTCCTGGGGTACGCCTACGCCGGACGCCACCGCGCCCGTCCGGCCTACGCCTGGTCGGTGGAGGTGTCGGTGTACCTCGACGCCGACACCCGCCGGCAGGGGCTCGGCCGGGCCCTCTACACCGCCCTCCTCGACCTGCTGGCCGCCCAGGGCTACGCCAACGCCTACGCCGGCATCACCCTGCCGAACCCCGCCAGCGCCGCCCTCCACGAGGCGGTCGGGTTCACGCACCTGGGGACGTTCACCGCGGTGGGCCACAAGCACGGGCGCTGGTGCGACGTGGGCTGGTGGCAGCGGCCCCTCGGCGACGACGGCGCCGCCCCCTCCCCTCCCACACCCCTGACCGAGCTCCCGGACGGCATGATGGAGGTGGTCCTCGCGGCCGGGCTGGCGACGATCGCCGGCCGCCCCCACCCGGAGTGA
- a CDS encoding exodeoxyribonuclease III → MRVATYNVNSLPARLPRLVALLDEHRPDVVLVQETKCAPEAFPHRELAEVGYLAADHSGGRWAGVAVLGRAALGVDDVSIGLPGEPDPDQARWVEATVGGVRFVSTYVPNGQRVGTPTFVAKLQFLDAMADRARRLAADGPTVMGGDLNVCPTDLDVWDPVQLHGGTHATDDERSRLTAIVDTGFVDTFRHHRPDEPGYTWWDYRAGHFHKGYGLRIDLVLATERLARGITAATVDREYRKPTKVRESKPSDHAPLLVDLDAELTPGPSATDDPVAAVADRAGAEQLGLL, encoded by the coding sequence ATGCGCGTCGCCACCTACAACGTCAACTCGTTGCCGGCCCGCCTGCCCCGGCTCGTGGCGCTGCTCGACGAGCACCGCCCCGACGTTGTGCTGGTGCAGGAGACCAAGTGCGCGCCGGAGGCCTTCCCCCACCGCGAGCTGGCCGAGGTCGGCTACCTGGCCGCCGACCACTCCGGTGGCCGGTGGGCCGGGGTGGCGGTGCTCGGCCGTGCGGCGCTGGGGGTGGACGACGTCTCGATCGGCCTGCCCGGCGAGCCTGATCCCGACCAGGCCCGCTGGGTCGAGGCGACGGTGGGTGGCGTCCGGTTCGTCAGCACGTACGTGCCCAACGGCCAGCGGGTCGGCACGCCGACGTTCGTCGCGAAGCTGCAGTTCCTCGACGCGATGGCCGACCGGGCCCGACGGCTCGCGGCGGACGGGCCGACCGTCATGGGCGGCGACCTGAACGTCTGCCCGACCGACCTCGACGTGTGGGACCCGGTGCAGCTGCACGGCGGCACCCACGCGACCGACGACGAGCGGTCGCGTCTGACGGCGATCGTGGACACCGGGTTCGTGGACACGTTCCGCCACCACCGCCCCGACGAGCCGGGCTACACCTGGTGGGACTACCGCGCCGGGCACTTCCACAAGGGCTACGGGTTGCGCATCGACCTGGTGCTGGCCACCGAGCGGCTGGCGCGGGGGATCACCGCGGCGACGGTCGACCGGGAGTACCGGAAGCCGACGAAGGTGCGGGAGTCCAAGCCGTCCGACCACGCCCCGCTGCTGGTCGACCTCGACGCCGAGCTCACCCCCGGGCCGTCGGCCACCGACGACCCGGTCGCCGCCGTCGCGGACCGCGCGGGCGCTGAGCAGCTCGGCCTCCTGTAG